Within the Desulfovibrio sp. genome, the region AGGCAAAAGGTGAAGGAAGAAACAGGGTATGCACCGCTGAACTCAAGGGGCTTAGCTGATGCATATGCTTTTCGGGTAGTCCACTGCGCGCGTGTTCCGGCTGTTGCGCCAGCGTGTTTCGCCTGCTCACCATTCTGTCATTCCACCCGCCTCAACCTCCTTTCCTCAGGGGTCTGCCATGGACCAAGCTTTCTGGCTGTCAGTCCAGCTCTACGGCAACATTGCTGTCAAGCTTGCCGTGGGGCTTGCCGCCTTTATCTTTGTTTTTCGCACCACAAACCGTTGCCAGCTTGCGCAAATGACGTCGGTTGACCTTATTGGCAACTTTGTCATGGGCGGAATTATAGGTGGCGTAATATACAATCCAGCCATTGGCATTACACAATTCGTTCTTGTTCTTGCCATATGGCAAATTCTGATCGTAATAGTAAATTCTTTACGCATGCGAACGGAATCCGGACGCAAGATGATAGTGGGTTCACCCATACCCATTGTGATCAAGGGGGAGTTTCTTCAGGACAAATTTAGTGCCGCAGGGCTTGATATCGGTGATTTTGCGACGCTCATAAGAATGCAGGGCATTCATTCCATGAAAGATATATGGAATGCCCAGATCGAACCCAATGGCCAGCTTACAGTGCAGAAAAAGGAAGATCCCCATATTTCCAATGTGGTGCTCAACAATGGGGCCGTTCTTGAACCTGCTCTTGAGGTGATTGACAAGGATGAGGCGTGGCTGAAAGCCGAACTGCTCAAGCAGGGGTATGATTCTTACGAAAACATCTTTTTTGCGGAATGGAATGAACAAAGAGACAAATC harbors:
- a CDS encoding DUF421 domain-containing protein, whose translation is MDQAFWLSVQLYGNIAVKLAVGLAAFIFVFRTTNRCQLAQMTSVDLIGNFVMGGIIGGVIYNPAIGITQFVLVLAIWQILIVIVNSLRMRTESGRKMIVGSPIPIVIKGEFLQDKFSAAGLDIGDFATLIRMQGIHSMKDIWNAQIEPNGQLTVQKKEDPHISNVVLNNGAVLEPALEVIDKDEAWLKAELLKQGYDSYENIFFAEWNEQRDKSGKLVGNLYVVELDDKKESKNDSAPVHASARASL